The Lycium ferocissimum isolate CSIRO_LF1 chromosome 10, AGI_CSIRO_Lferr_CH_V1, whole genome shotgun sequence genome window below encodes:
- the LOC132032491 gene encoding molybdopterin biosynthesis protein CNX1 isoform X2, with amino-acid sequence MGENGGTQISTNTNKMISVEEALEIVLNVAQRLPPVTLPIHEALGKILAEDITAPDPLPPYPASIKDGYAVVAADGPGEYPVIAESRAGNDALGVTVTPGTVAYVTTGGPVPEGADAVVQVEDTESVSVASAEPKRVRILKQTTPGVDIRAVGSDIAQGTIVLKSGESLGAAEIGLLATVGVVTVKVYRSPTIGVLSTGDELVEPTVGRLNRGQIRDSNRAMILAAAIQHQCKVLDLGIARDDEQEIERTLDNAFASGIDILLSSGGVSMGDRDFVKPLLQKKGRVLFQKVLMKPGKPLTFAEILPRSSDRTSSKILAFGLPGNPVSCLVCFHIFVVPAIRHISGWANPHLPRVQAHLKHSVKTDPFRPEFHRAVISWQLNDGSAYQGFVAESTGHQISSRLLSMKSANALLVLPASETSLPAGASVSAILISDISNSPQSRNLQLPDSGSTRQEHKLAAANAGSSENSEFKVAILTVSDTVAAGLGPDRSGPRAVSVVNSSSERLGGTSIVATAIVPDDVQKIKDMLQKWSDVDKVDLILTLGYAYCDALTCGSWNKRINIDHQYARQSKCSGRVHGSFAACT; translated from the exons atgggtgaaaatggagGAACCCAAATCTCAACAAACACAAACAAGATGATATCTGTTGAAGAAGCACTTGAGATAGTACTAAATGTAGCTCAACGGTTGCCACCTGTCACTTTACCTATTCACGAGGCTCTAGGCAAAATCTTGGCTGAGGATATCACTGCACCTGACCCTCTACCTCCTTATCCTGCATCTATTAAG GACGGGTATGCCGTTGTTGCTGCTGATGGACCTGGTGAATATCCTGTAATTGCTGAATCAAGAGCAGGGAATGATGCACTTGGTGTGACAGTTACCCCTGGGACTGTTGCATATGTAACTACTGGAG GTCCTGTGCCTGAGGGTGCTGATGCTGTTGTGCAAGTAGAGGACACTGAATCAGTTTCAGTTGCTTCAGCTGAACCGAAGCGAGTGCGTATATTGAAGCAAACTACCCCTGGAGTCGATATTCGTGCAGTG GGATCTGACATTGCACAGGGTACTATCGTATTGAAATCTGGGGAGTCATTAGGTGCTGCGGAAATTGGTTTACTTGCCACAGTAGGTGTTGTCACCGTGAAG GTGTACCGTAGTCCAACAATTGGTGTCTTATCAACGGGGGATGAGCTTGTAGAACCAACAGTTGGGAGGTTAAATCGTGGTCAG ATCAGGGACTCCAACCGTGCAATGATCCTAGCTGCTGCAATACAGCATCAATGCAAAGTTCTTGATCTTGGTATAGCTCGTGACGATGAGCAGGAGATTGAGAGGACATTAGACAATGCATTTGCTTCTGGAATTGACATCCTTCTTTCCTCTGGAGGTGTTTCCATGGGAGACCGGGATTTTGTGAAGCCTTTActtcaaaagaaagggagagTATTATTTCAGAAG GTTCTCATGAAACCAGGAAAGCCGCTCACATTTGCTGAGATCCTTCCCAGATCATCTGACAGGACTTCCAGTAAGATTCTTGCATTTGGGCTACCTGGAAATCCCGTGAGCTGTTTGGTCTGTTTCCATATCTTTGTGGTTCCAGCCATTAGACACATCTCTGGGTGGGCAAACCCTCATCTTCCAAG AGTGCAAGCTCATCTAAAGCATTCAGTAAAGACAGATCCTTTCCGTCCAGAATTCCATCGAGCTGTTATCTCCTGGCAGTTGAATGATGGTTCGGCTTACCAAGG GTTCGTAGCTGAGAGTACAGGTCATCAAATTAGCAGTCGACTTCTGAGTATGAAGTCAGCCAATGCTTTGTTAGTGCTTCCGGCTTCAGAAACTTCATTACCTGCTGGTGCTTCAGTGTCTGCAATTCTAATTTCTGATATAAGCAATTCCCCACAGAGCAGGAATCTGCAATTGCCTGACTCAGGTAGCACCCGACAAGAACATAAGCTAGCAGCTGCAAATGCTGGCAGTTCTGAAAATTCTGAATTTAAGGTAGCTATTCTTACAGTAAGTGATACTGTTGCTGCAGGATTGGGACCTGATCGCAG TGGTCCAAGGGCAGTTTCTGTCGTCAATTCATCTTCAGAAAGGCTTGGAGGGACAAGTATAGTTGCAACAGCTATTGTGCCAGATGATGTGCAAAAGATCAAAGACATGTTGCAGAAGTGGAGTGACGTTGACAAAGTGGATCTTATTCTTACCCTTG GTTACGCCTACTGCGATGCTCTCACGTGCGGCAGCTGGAATAAGAGGATCAACATTG ATCATCAATATGCCAGGCAATCCAAATGCAGTGGCAGAGTGCATGGAAGCTTTGCTGCCTGCACTTAA
- the LOC132032490 gene encoding G2/mitotic-specific cyclin S13-7-like isoform X1: protein MDNNNNKGVVVHHNLPRGEMGGKQKVGQAVGKNRRVLGDIGNLVTAPAVEGKPKMQITRPATRSFCAQLLANAQAEKNKKSLAEVVNKGGQIKVPAKKKASDNLANETVIVISPDKEEVKTIEESPLSRRKTKKTGKTLTSTLTARSKAACGLSNRPKNEIDDIDAADADNHLAAVEYVEDIYNFYKLTEDEGRVNDYMNFQPELNHKMRAILVDWLIEVHRKFELMPESLYLAINILDRFLSVKTVPRRELQLVGISSMLIACKYEEIWAPEVNDFIHISDNAYARESILQMEKAILGKLEWYLTVPTPYVFLVRYIKASTPNDQEMENMAFFFAELGLMNYQTTIACCPSMLAASSVYGARSTLNKSPLWTQTLQHHTGYSEEQLMECTKQLVGYHLGAAENKLKAIYRKFSSPDRGAVALFPPARNLSPTTTTTTSSC from the exons atggataataataataataaaggtGTTGTTGTTCATCATAATTTACCAAGAG GAGAAATGGGAGGGAAACAGAAAGTTGGACAAGCCGTTGGAAAAAATAGGCGTGTGCTCGGAGACATTGGCAACCTCGTGACTGCTCCTGCTGTCGAAGGAAAGCCTAAAATGCAGATTACTCGTCCTGCTACTAGGAGCTTTTGTGCACAGTTGCTAGCTAATGCACAAGCAGAGAAGAACAAG AAATCACTTGCAGAAGTTGTCAATAAAGGTGGTCAAATAAAGGTACCAGCCAAGAAGAAGGCATCAGATAACCTTGCAAATGAAACTGTTATTGTTATAAGCCCTGATAAGGAGGAAGTGAAGACTATTGAGGAAAGCCCATTGAGCAGAAGAAAGACAAAGAAAACTGGAAAGACACTCACTTCTACCCTTACTGCAAGAAGCAAG GCTGCTTGTGGACTTTCCAACAGACCAAAGAATGAGATCGATGACATTGATGCTGCGGATGCTGATAATCATTTGGCAGCTGTGGAGTATGTTGAGGATATTTACAATTTCTACAAGCTCACTGAG GATGAAGGTCGAGTGAACGACTACATGAATTTTCAACCAGAGTTGAATCATAAGATGAGAGCCATTCTTGTGGACTGGTTAATAGAAGTTCATAGGAAGTTTGAGCTAATGCCTGAGAGCCTTTACCTTGCAATTAACATACTGGACCGTTTCCTATCGGTCAAGACGGTTCCCAGGAGGGAACTTCAGTTAGTTGGTATTAGCTCGATGCTAATCGCTTGCAAGTATGAAGAGATTTGGGCACCAGAG GTCAATGATTTCATTCATATATCAGACAATGCATATGCCAGAGAGTCTATACTTCAGATGGAGAAAGCAATTCTTGGGAAGCTAGAATGGTATCTGACAGTTCCAACACCATATGTGTTTCTGGTTAGGTACATTAAAGCTTCAACACCAAATGATCAGGAG ATGGAGAATATGGCTTTCTTCTTTGCTGAACTTGGTCTGATGAACTATCAGACCACAATAGCATGCTGTCCATCAATGCTGGCTGCATCATCCGTTTACGGTGCTCGTAGCACTCTCAACAAAAGTCCTCTATGGACTCAAACTCTGCAGCACCATACTGGATACTCAGAAGAACAGTTGATGGAATGCACAAAGCAATTGGTTGGCTATCACTTAGGTGCTGCAGAAAATAAGCTGAAGGCGATTTACAGGAAGTTCTCTAGCCCAGATAGAGGTGCTGTTGCTCTATTCCCACCAGCAAGAAATCTTTCAccaactactactactactacatCTTCTTGCTGA
- the LOC132032490 gene encoding G2/mitotic-specific cyclin S13-7-like isoform X2 translates to MDNNNNKGVVVHHNLPREMGGKQKVGQAVGKNRRVLGDIGNLVTAPAVEGKPKMQITRPATRSFCAQLLANAQAEKNKKSLAEVVNKGGQIKVPAKKKASDNLANETVIVISPDKEEVKTIEESPLSRRKTKKTGKTLTSTLTARSKAACGLSNRPKNEIDDIDAADADNHLAAVEYVEDIYNFYKLTEDEGRVNDYMNFQPELNHKMRAILVDWLIEVHRKFELMPESLYLAINILDRFLSVKTVPRRELQLVGISSMLIACKYEEIWAPEVNDFIHISDNAYARESILQMEKAILGKLEWYLTVPTPYVFLVRYIKASTPNDQEMENMAFFFAELGLMNYQTTIACCPSMLAASSVYGARSTLNKSPLWTQTLQHHTGYSEEQLMECTKQLVGYHLGAAENKLKAIYRKFSSPDRGAVALFPPARNLSPTTTTTTSSC, encoded by the exons atggataataataataataaaggtGTTGTTGTTCATCATAATTTACCAAGAG AAATGGGAGGGAAACAGAAAGTTGGACAAGCCGTTGGAAAAAATAGGCGTGTGCTCGGAGACATTGGCAACCTCGTGACTGCTCCTGCTGTCGAAGGAAAGCCTAAAATGCAGATTACTCGTCCTGCTACTAGGAGCTTTTGTGCACAGTTGCTAGCTAATGCACAAGCAGAGAAGAACAAG AAATCACTTGCAGAAGTTGTCAATAAAGGTGGTCAAATAAAGGTACCAGCCAAGAAGAAGGCATCAGATAACCTTGCAAATGAAACTGTTATTGTTATAAGCCCTGATAAGGAGGAAGTGAAGACTATTGAGGAAAGCCCATTGAGCAGAAGAAAGACAAAGAAAACTGGAAAGACACTCACTTCTACCCTTACTGCAAGAAGCAAG GCTGCTTGTGGACTTTCCAACAGACCAAAGAATGAGATCGATGACATTGATGCTGCGGATGCTGATAATCATTTGGCAGCTGTGGAGTATGTTGAGGATATTTACAATTTCTACAAGCTCACTGAG GATGAAGGTCGAGTGAACGACTACATGAATTTTCAACCAGAGTTGAATCATAAGATGAGAGCCATTCTTGTGGACTGGTTAATAGAAGTTCATAGGAAGTTTGAGCTAATGCCTGAGAGCCTTTACCTTGCAATTAACATACTGGACCGTTTCCTATCGGTCAAGACGGTTCCCAGGAGGGAACTTCAGTTAGTTGGTATTAGCTCGATGCTAATCGCTTGCAAGTATGAAGAGATTTGGGCACCAGAG GTCAATGATTTCATTCATATATCAGACAATGCATATGCCAGAGAGTCTATACTTCAGATGGAGAAAGCAATTCTTGGGAAGCTAGAATGGTATCTGACAGTTCCAACACCATATGTGTTTCTGGTTAGGTACATTAAAGCTTCAACACCAAATGATCAGGAG ATGGAGAATATGGCTTTCTTCTTTGCTGAACTTGGTCTGATGAACTATCAGACCACAATAGCATGCTGTCCATCAATGCTGGCTGCATCATCCGTTTACGGTGCTCGTAGCACTCTCAACAAAAGTCCTCTATGGACTCAAACTCTGCAGCACCATACTGGATACTCAGAAGAACAGTTGATGGAATGCACAAAGCAATTGGTTGGCTATCACTTAGGTGCTGCAGAAAATAAGCTGAAGGCGATTTACAGGAAGTTCTCTAGCCCAGATAGAGGTGCTGTTGCTCTATTCCCACCAGCAAGAAATCTTTCAccaactactactactactacatCTTCTTGCTGA
- the LOC132032491 gene encoding molybdopterin biosynthesis protein CNX1 isoform X1: MGENGGTQISTNTNKMISVEEALEIVLNVAQRLPPVTLPIHEALGKILAEDITAPDPLPPYPASIKDGYAVVAADGPGEYPVIAESRAGNDALGVTVTPGTVAYVTTGGPVPEGADAVVQVEDTESVSVASAEPKRVRILKQTTPGVDIRAVGSDIAQGTIVLKSGESLGAAEIGLLATVGVVTVKVYRSPTIGVLSTGDELVEPTVGRLNRGQIRDSNRAMILAAAIQHQCKVLDLGIARDDEQEIERTLDNAFASGIDILLSSGGVSMGDRDFVKPLLQKKGRVLFQKVLMKPGKPLTFAEILPRSSDRTSSKILAFGLPGNPVSCLVCFHIFVVPAIRHISGWANPHLPRVQAHLKHSVKTDPFRPEFHRAVISWQLNDGSAYQGFVAESTGHQISSRLLSMKSANALLVLPASETSLPAGASVSAILISDISNSPQSRNLQLPDSGSTRQEHKLAAANAGSSENSEFKVAILTVSDTVAAGLGPDRSGPRAVSVVNSSSERLGGTSIVATAIVPDDVQKIKDMLQKWSDVDKVDLILTLGGTGCTPRDVTPEATKSLIQKETPGLLYVMIRESLKVTPTAMLSRAAAGIRGSTLIINMPGNPNAVAECMEALLPALKHALKQVRGDKREKHPRHIPHAQAAPTDTWERSYKLASSGVQEEHSCSCSH, encoded by the exons atgggtgaaaatggagGAACCCAAATCTCAACAAACACAAACAAGATGATATCTGTTGAAGAAGCACTTGAGATAGTACTAAATGTAGCTCAACGGTTGCCACCTGTCACTTTACCTATTCACGAGGCTCTAGGCAAAATCTTGGCTGAGGATATCACTGCACCTGACCCTCTACCTCCTTATCCTGCATCTATTAAG GACGGGTATGCCGTTGTTGCTGCTGATGGACCTGGTGAATATCCTGTAATTGCTGAATCAAGAGCAGGGAATGATGCACTTGGTGTGACAGTTACCCCTGGGACTGTTGCATATGTAACTACTGGAG GTCCTGTGCCTGAGGGTGCTGATGCTGTTGTGCAAGTAGAGGACACTGAATCAGTTTCAGTTGCTTCAGCTGAACCGAAGCGAGTGCGTATATTGAAGCAAACTACCCCTGGAGTCGATATTCGTGCAGTG GGATCTGACATTGCACAGGGTACTATCGTATTGAAATCTGGGGAGTCATTAGGTGCTGCGGAAATTGGTTTACTTGCCACAGTAGGTGTTGTCACCGTGAAG GTGTACCGTAGTCCAACAATTGGTGTCTTATCAACGGGGGATGAGCTTGTAGAACCAACAGTTGGGAGGTTAAATCGTGGTCAG ATCAGGGACTCCAACCGTGCAATGATCCTAGCTGCTGCAATACAGCATCAATGCAAAGTTCTTGATCTTGGTATAGCTCGTGACGATGAGCAGGAGATTGAGAGGACATTAGACAATGCATTTGCTTCTGGAATTGACATCCTTCTTTCCTCTGGAGGTGTTTCCATGGGAGACCGGGATTTTGTGAAGCCTTTActtcaaaagaaagggagagTATTATTTCAGAAG GTTCTCATGAAACCAGGAAAGCCGCTCACATTTGCTGAGATCCTTCCCAGATCATCTGACAGGACTTCCAGTAAGATTCTTGCATTTGGGCTACCTGGAAATCCCGTGAGCTGTTTGGTCTGTTTCCATATCTTTGTGGTTCCAGCCATTAGACACATCTCTGGGTGGGCAAACCCTCATCTTCCAAG AGTGCAAGCTCATCTAAAGCATTCAGTAAAGACAGATCCTTTCCGTCCAGAATTCCATCGAGCTGTTATCTCCTGGCAGTTGAATGATGGTTCGGCTTACCAAGG GTTCGTAGCTGAGAGTACAGGTCATCAAATTAGCAGTCGACTTCTGAGTATGAAGTCAGCCAATGCTTTGTTAGTGCTTCCGGCTTCAGAAACTTCATTACCTGCTGGTGCTTCAGTGTCTGCAATTCTAATTTCTGATATAAGCAATTCCCCACAGAGCAGGAATCTGCAATTGCCTGACTCAGGTAGCACCCGACAAGAACATAAGCTAGCAGCTGCAAATGCTGGCAGTTCTGAAAATTCTGAATTTAAGGTAGCTATTCTTACAGTAAGTGATACTGTTGCTGCAGGATTGGGACCTGATCGCAG TGGTCCAAGGGCAGTTTCTGTCGTCAATTCATCTTCAGAAAGGCTTGGAGGGACAAGTATAGTTGCAACAGCTATTGTGCCAGATGATGTGCAAAAGATCAAAGACATGTTGCAGAAGTGGAGTGACGTTGACAAAGTGGATCTTATTCTTACCCTTG GTGGGACTGGTTGTACCCCGAGGGATGTTACCCCTGAAGCTACCAAAAGTTTGATACAGAAAGAAACGCCTGGTCTTCTCTATGTTATGATACGAGAAAGTTTGAAG GTTACGCCTACTGCGATGCTCTCACGTGCGGCAGCTGGAATAAGAGGATCAACATTG ATCATCAATATGCCAGGCAATCCAAATGCAGTGGCAGAGTGCATGGAAGCTTTGCTGCCTGCACTTAAGCATGCATTGAAGCAGGTAAGGGGTGACAAGAGAGAGAAACATCCTCGTCATATTCCTCATGCACAAGCAGCTCCCACAGACACTTGGGAACGTAGTTACAAGTTGGCTTCAAGTGGTGTCCAAGAAGAGCATAGTTGTTCGTGTTCCCATTAA